A region of Moorena producens PAL-8-15-08-1 DNA encodes the following proteins:
- a CDS encoding D-Ala-D-Ala carboxypeptidase family metallohydrolase — MSSDLRLRTLKPQYEKLFATCQLRRSCLEPTGRIGQEILQRQGDYGLVERQTGVPWWFVGILHYRELDFRDAHLHNGDSLSNSTIRYPQGRPTAPPANGQQYTFVESAIDALRWKQFHTAKDHSIGAMLWGFELWNGFRDAKGGNNSEYLWNGTNHFSSSQHWNQSLVGNSVDSYGQGHKIGAAAIVWYLYYQGMLDQPLQFASSQPSVNWQQPSNTGSIQFLDLLRGYGKLPHQDAALAWLQQQQSPSVLTEFARRWQDDADRKLVSVGKSAVVQLPNGTQLPTNVVLQQESRKPESRGTLPQTGVRLRVLRDTLFKTSTQQSYQLKDSEKVFVKADTEFEITSDQLAENKHIQVVLANVALGTPPRKTWYVFCDHVDIEGTEPDNVPKDEQQSELIKIKSDKTGPIQLPGYDKTFYLSEAIITGGNFSWAEATKNGTRIPTHKSIVEDIIRIAEVMQEVREYFGNRPIVVNSWYRDPVTNRQVGGATRSRHLSGDAVDFVVEGISPMSVNKRLDSWWGSRGGLASASSFTHIDGRGYRARWSYGF, encoded by the coding sequence ATGTCTAGCGATTTGCGACTTCGTACTCTCAAACCTCAATATGAAAAACTTTTTGCTACTTGTCAGCTCAGACGAAGCTGCCTAGAACCAACTGGCCGCATTGGTCAAGAAATCCTCCAACGGCAAGGAGACTACGGATTAGTAGAGCGGCAAACAGGGGTGCCTTGGTGGTTTGTCGGAATTTTGCACTATCGAGAGCTGGACTTTCGAGACGCTCACCTGCACAATGGCGACTCTTTGAGTAATAGCACGATTCGCTACCCACAAGGACGACCGACTGCTCCACCAGCTAACGGACAACAATACACCTTTGTTGAGAGTGCCATTGATGCACTGCGCTGGAAACAATTCCACACTGCCAAAGACCACTCAATTGGCGCAATGCTATGGGGGTTTGAGCTGTGGAATGGTTTCCGTGATGCTAAGGGGGGGAATAATTCCGAGTACCTCTGGAATGGCACCAATCACTTTAGTAGCTCACAGCATTGGAATCAATCGCTGGTAGGTAACAGTGTAGATTCCTATGGTCAAGGGCACAAGATAGGAGCAGCAGCCATTGTTTGGTATCTGTATTACCAAGGAATGCTCGATCAACCGTTACAGTTTGCCAGTTCACAACCTTCTGTTAATTGGCAACAGCCAAGCAACACCGGATCGATTCAGTTCCTGGATCTGCTCAGAGGTTATGGGAAACTGCCTCATCAAGATGCAGCACTAGCTTGGCTGCAACAACAGCAGTCGCCATCAGTGCTCACTGAATTTGCTCGTCGCTGGCAGGATGATGCTGATCGCAAATTAGTGTCTGTGGGGAAGTCTGCTGTTGTACAACTCCCCAATGGCACTCAGTTACCGACTAATGTTGTACTTCAGCAAGAATCTAGGAAACCAGAAAGTCGAGGCACTTTGCCACAGACAGGGGTTAGGCTAAGAGTACTGAGGGATACTTTGTTTAAAACAAGTACCCAGCAGTCCTATCAGCTGAAGGACTCAGAAAAAGTTTTCGTAAAGGCAGACACGGAGTTTGAGATTACATCGGATCAGCTCGCGGAGAATAAGCATATTCAGGTTGTCCTGGCCAATGTTGCGTTAGGCACACCACCAAGAAAAACCTGGTACGTCTTCTGTGACCATGTTGACATTGAAGGGACTGAACCCGATAACGTACCTAAGGATGAACAACAATCAGAGTTAATTAAGATTAAGTCTGACAAGACTGGTCCAATTCAATTGCCTGGATATGACAAAACCTTTTACCTATCGGAGGCGATTATCACTGGTGGTAACTTTAGTTGGGCAGAGGCAACTAAAAATGGTACCCGCATTCCTACGCACAAAAGTATAGTGGAGGACATTATCAGAATTGCTGAGGTCATGCAAGAAGTTAGGGAATACTTTGGCAATCGCCCCATCGTGGTTAACTCTTGGTATCGCGATCCAGTAACCAATCGCCAAGTTGGTGGTGCTACACGCTCCCGTCATCTTTCTGGGGATGCTGTGGATTTTGTGGTTGAGGGGATATCGCCAATGTCGGTGAATAAACGTCTCGATTCCTGGTGGGGTTCCCGAGGTGGTCTAGCTAGTGCCAGTTCTTTTACCCATATTGATGGGCGAGGGTATCGGGCCAGGTGGAGTTATGGTTTTTGA
- a CDS encoding ArsR/SmtB family transcription factor, with product MLKSSLPKSSLRTEQPPDCEISQLSPTSLTLIADFFKVLSEVSRLQIICCLKSGSKNVSQIIEETGLGQANVSKHLKILAKAGIVTRNQQGINVFYQIANPFIFELCELVCDSLSLQIEQQHQKLEQLKAMQQSF from the coding sequence ATGCTTAAAAGTTCTTTGCCAAAATCCTCTCTGAGGACTGAGCAACCTCCAGACTGTGAGATATCCCAGTTATCCCCTACTTCCTTGACCCTGATCGCTGATTTCTTTAAAGTCTTATCTGAAGTAAGTCGGTTGCAGATTATCTGTTGTCTGAAGTCCGGCTCCAAAAATGTTAGTCAAATTATCGAAGAAACAGGCTTAGGTCAAGCCAATGTATCCAAGCATTTAAAAATCCTGGCTAAAGCAGGGATTGTCACTCGCAATCAACAAGGAATCAATGTCTTTTACCAAATAGCTAATCCCTTTATATTTGAGCTATGTGAGCTAGTGTGTGATTCCCTGTCACTGCAAATAGAGCAACAACATCAAAAGCTAGAGCAACTCAAAGCGATGCAGCAATCTTTTTAG
- a CDS encoding transposase, producing MFYPSVSKESKPELLTEITLSPPEFIDSDWVKEVTIRPCYGQLWIDWVIDDGKSPIETNPELDYSHALGIDHGGDNWLTCVSTLGKSFIIDGKKLLAMNQGYARLVAKHKTGKPEKYWDSTLDRIQLKRNNQMRDAVNKAARFIINRCLKDGIGNIVIGWNEDQKNCSNMGRKGNQKFVPIPTKKLIERLKQLCNEHGIKLIVTEESYTSKASFLDGDSLPTYGEKLSGWIPSGKRVRRGLYQTASGKLINADSNGAANIL from the coding sequence TTGTTCTACCCTTCTGTAAGCAAAGAGAGTAAACCAGAACTTCTGACGGAAATTACGTTAAGTCCCCCAGAGTTCATAGACTCTGACTGGGTCAAAGAGGTAACAATCCGCCCCTGTTATGGTCAGTTGTGGATTGACTGGGTAATAGATGACGGAAAGTCACCAATTGAAACTAATCCCGAACTAGATTACTCTCACGCTTTGGGCATAGATCACGGAGGCGATAACTGGTTGACTTGTGTGTCTACCCTAGGAAAAAGCTTTATTATTGATGGCAAAAAACTCCTTGCCATGAATCAGGGGTATGCCCGACTAGTTGCCAAGCATAAAACTGGTAAACCAGAAAAATACTGGGATTCTACTTTAGACCGAATTCAACTAAAACGAAACAACCAGATGCGGGATGCAGTGAATAAAGCTGCTCGTTTCATCATTAATCGCTGTTTGAAAGACGGGATTGGAAATATTGTAATAGGTTGGAACGAAGATCAAAAGAATTGTTCCAATATGGGGAGAAAAGGGAACCAGAAGTTTGTCCCCATCCCAACCAAAAAACTTATAGAAAGACTAAAACAATTATGCAATGAACACGGAATCAAGTTAATAGTTACCGAAGAGTCTTACACAAGTAAAGCGTCCTTCTTGGACGGGGATTCATTACCAACATATGGTGAAAAACTCAGCGGATGGATTCCATCAGGTAAACGAGTTAGACGTGGTTTGTACCAAACGGCTTCAGGAAAGTTGATCAACGCCGACTCTAACGGCGCTGCCAACATTCTTTGA
- the tnpA gene encoding IS200/IS605 family transposase, with protein sequence MAKLSSKDYEYRRTEGSVSSINYHFVFVPKRRKPVLVEHVARRLQEIIFDLVSEHGWKLIALEIMPDHVHMFVNAPTHESPAEIARWVKGRASHHLRKEFPNLKKLPSLWTPTYFVASTGLFSTEVVKKYIESQKGK encoded by the coding sequence ATGGCAAAATTATCTAGCAAAGATTATGAGTACCGCCGTACAGAGGGGTCGGTATCTTCAATAAACTATCATTTTGTCTTTGTCCCAAAACGTCGAAAGCCTGTGCTAGTAGAACACGTAGCTCGACGGCTTCAAGAAATAATCTTTGATCTAGTCTCCGAACATGGCTGGAAACTAATTGCATTAGAAATAATGCCAGACCACGTCCATATGTTTGTAAACGCACCGACCCATGAATCTCCTGCTGAGATAGCTCGATGGGTGAAAGGTCGAGCTTCACATCACTTACGGAAAGAATTTCCTAATCTCAAGAAACTGCCTTCATTGTGGACTCCAACCTATTTTGTGGCGTCAACAGGTCTTTTCAGCACGGAGGTGGTCAAAAAATATATAGAGAGTCAGAAAGGAAAATAG
- a CDS encoding 4Fe-4S single cluster domain-containing protein yields MTNQKTNSYLTLMEIPPGYLNIMGYVDESEVNGPGCRAVVWVQGCMRECPSCFNPDSWSFEINELISVEKLAEKILNNPRNSGVTFSGGEPFWQAPALAELAKRVKAAGLNVMSFTGFTLEQLKSDYAPAGAQELLDQLDILIDGLYVESLAINSPDSPVSSSNQRVHVFNPAFKDKITWSSDQMEIHVLKDGSRMITGYYGQMKVTK; encoded by the coding sequence ATGACCAATCAGAAAACTAACTCATACCTAACCTTGATGGAAATTCCCCCTGGATACCTAAACATCATGGGTTATGTAGATGAGTCAGAAGTGAATGGTCCTGGCTGTCGCGCTGTGGTGTGGGTACAAGGGTGTATGCGGGAGTGTCCCAGTTGTTTCAATCCCGACTCTTGGTCCTTTGAGATTAACGAACTGATTTCGGTGGAGAAACTCGCTGAGAAAATTTTGAACAATCCTCGTAATAGTGGGGTGACCTTTTCCGGTGGGGAACCGTTTTGGCAAGCTCCTGCTCTAGCTGAGTTAGCTAAGCGAGTCAAAGCAGCAGGGTTAAATGTGATGTCTTTTACCGGCTTTACCCTAGAACAATTGAAATCTGACTATGCTCCTGCTGGCGCTCAGGAATTGCTAGACCAGCTAGATATTCTAATTGATGGTTTGTATGTAGAGTCTTTGGCAATTAATTCCCCAGATTCGCCAGTATCTTCTAGTAATCAACGAGTTCATGTGTTTAATCCCGCTTTTAAGGACAAAATTACCTGGTCAAGTGATCAAATGGAGATTCATGTACTCAAAGATGGTAGTCGGATGATTACAGGTTATTACGGTCAGATGAAAGTGACTAAGTGA
- a CDS encoding calcium-binding protein has protein sequence MSQITGTAGDDVLTGTADADQIDGLDGHDFIRGEGGNDLVEGRRGRDDIFGNEGNDTLNGGGGRDDIFGGEGNDQLNGGRANDELFGNRGNDQLNGNDGNDTLAGAGYVIGNTSLAFGGGEIDTLTGGSGADRFNLGIPERLLDDIRLPEGVFYTASGNSDYALITDFSVAEDTIGLLGSASDYVLVEQSFAGAGDSSTDTLIHQNNSGQAGELIGVVADVTGLALSSSTQFTFFS, from the coding sequence ATGTCACAAATCACAGGTACAGCAGGAGACGATGTCCTAACTGGAACCGCTGATGCTGATCAGATTGATGGCTTGGACGGCCATGATTTCATCCGTGGGGAAGGCGGTAATGATCTAGTCGAAGGCCGAAGAGGTCGGGACGATATCTTTGGCAACGAAGGCAATGACACCCTCAATGGTGGTGGCGGTCGAGATGATATCTTTGGCGGCGAGGGCAATGACCAGCTCAATGGTGGTCGCGCCAATGACGAACTCTTTGGCAATCGGGGCAACGACCAGCTCAATGGCAATGATGGTAATGATACCCTAGCAGGGGCTGGCTATGTCATAGGTAACACTAGCTTGGCTTTTGGCGGCGGCGAAATTGATACTCTAACTGGTGGGTCAGGAGCAGACCGGTTTAACTTGGGGATTCCCGAACGACTTCTCGATGACATCCGTCTCCCTGAAGGAGTATTCTATACAGCGTCTGGCAACAGTGACTACGCTTTGATTACTGACTTCAGTGTTGCAGAAGATACTATCGGTCTGTTGGGCAGTGCCAGTGACTATGTTTTGGTCGAGCAAAGCTTTGCTGGTGCAGGTGACTCATCAACGGATACTTTAATCCATCAGAATAATTCTGGTCAAGCTGGTGAACTGATCGGTGTTGTGGCGGATGTCACCGGTCTGGCTCTGAGTAGTTCGACCCAATTCACCTTTTTCTCCTAG
- a CDS encoding calcium-binding protein, whose product MRFFIGTDESELIDLESSTEGFTFVVAEGGDDTIIGGSGDETLRGEAGNDSINGGDGNDRIEGGEDNNSINGGNGNDSIFVLGNGNNTLLGAPGNDTISGADGNDFINGGQDQDSLRGFDGDDTIRGGAGDDTILGDNGNDSLFGGSTGDDFIEGGAGNDTLDGGTGNDSLFGDFQFGSANSGVPSNNYIVGGTGNDFLSGNRSFPRGQDTLIGGAIGVNSGSGEIDTLQGGLSSQDTFVLGLAADPANGLPQDEILYDNGGLQDYAFITEFGRQGDSAGPDTIQLVGELDDYVLGASPFTNPTNDIDGDTSQLAISLDSNGNGNFDSTDELIAIVDNVSSLEFTVLLTPEVFFTFV is encoded by the coding sequence ATGCGATTTTTTATAGGTACAGACGAAAGCGAATTAATTGACCTTGAATCATCAACTGAAGGTTTTACATTTGTCGTGGCTGAAGGTGGTGATGACACTATTATTGGCGGGAGCGGTGATGAAACCCTCCGTGGTGAGGCAGGTAATGACTCGATCAATGGCGGTGATGGCAATGACAGAATCGAGGGTGGTGAGGATAACAACTCGATCAATGGTGGTAATGGTAATGACAGCATATTTGTTCTTGGTAATGGGAATAATACCCTGCTGGGCGCTCCAGGTAATGACACTATCTCTGGCGCTGATGGCAATGACTTTATCAATGGGGGACAAGATCAAGATAGCTTGAGGGGTTTTGATGGCGATGACACTATTCGTGGCGGTGCCGGTGATGATACCATCCTTGGTGACAATGGTAATGATTCACTCTTTGGGGGTAGCACTGGTGATGATTTCATTGAAGGTGGGGCAGGAAATGATACCCTTGACGGTGGAACGGGTAATGATTCACTCTTTGGCGACTTTCAATTTGGTTCCGCTAACTCTGGTGTACCGTCTAATAATTACATTGTAGGTGGCACTGGTAATGATTTTCTTTCTGGTAATCGAAGCTTTCCTCGGGGTCAAGATACATTAATTGGTGGTGCTATTGGTGTTAACTCTGGTTCAGGAGAAATTGACACTTTGCAAGGTGGTCTATCCAGTCAAGATACTTTTGTACTTGGGTTAGCAGCAGACCCGGCCAATGGTCTCCCTCAAGATGAGATACTTTACGATAACGGAGGCCTACAAGACTATGCTTTTATCACTGAATTTGGAAGACAAGGAGATAGTGCAGGACCAGATACAATTCAATTGGTAGGAGAGCTTGATGATTATGTATTGGGAGCATCACCTTTCACTAATCCCACCAATGATATCGATGGTGATACTAGTCAACTAGCTATTTCTCTAGACTCTAATGGTAATGGTAATTTCGATTCTACAGATGAATTGATTGCAATTGTTGATAATGTTTCTTCCCTTGAGTTTACTGTGCTACTAACTCCGGAGGTTTTCTTCACTTTCGTTTAG